Proteins encoded together in one Telopea speciosissima isolate NSW1024214 ecotype Mountain lineage chromosome 4, Tspe_v1, whole genome shotgun sequence window:
- the LOC122658595 gene encoding alpha-L-fucosidase 2-like — protein MEDDGEWVLVRRTTDIDLWRPNLNLEEMSNDDPLKVRFSEPAKHWTDACPIGNGRLGAMVWGGVPSESLQLNDDTLWTGVPGNYTNPDAPIALSQVRELVDKGQYPEATEAGFKLSDAPSDVYQPLGDIKLDFDDSHVAYDVETYQRELDLDTATVKVKYAVGDVEFTREHYVSFPHQVIATKISASKSGHLSFTVSLDSKLHHSSHVNGKNQIIMEGSCPGKRMAPKEQANDNLKGIQFSAVLDLQISDGVGVIQVVEDRKLKVEGSDWAILLVVASSSFDGPFTKPSESKKDPSLEALNTLTSIKNISYSELYVHHLDDYQQLFHRVSLQLSKSSKNLKGDQCNGMKKLWSSNTDFYARRIGNDTVSTAERVKSFKTDEDPSLVELLFQYGRYLLISSSRPGTQISNLQGIWNKDVEPAWDCAPHLNINLQMNYWPSLNCNLRECQEPLFDYISSLSINGSKTARINYETSGWVVHQVSDIWAKTSPDRGDPLWALWPMGGAWLCTHLWEHYTFTMDKAFLEDKAYPLLEGCASFLLDWLIEGRGGYLETNPSTSPEHRFIAPDGKLASVSYSSTMDMAIIREIFSAVISAAQVLGRSEDDLVERIQTAQPKLYPTKIARDGSIMEWAEDFQDPEVTHRHLSHLFGLFPGHTITIEKTPDLCKAADYTLYKRGEEGPGWSTTWKIALWARLHNSEHAYRMVKHLFDLVDPDHESNFEGGLYSNLFTAHPPFQIDANFGFTAAIAEMLVQSNEKDLYLLPALPRDKWASGCVKGLKARGGVTVSICWKEGELHEVGIWSKDLNPVKRLHYNRAVVAARILPGNVYTFNKGLKCVKMCPLSEAAVI, from the exons ATGGAAGACGACGGAGAGTGGGTTCTAGTTCGTCGCACCACCGACATAGATTTGTGGAGGCCAAACCTGAACTTGGAGGAGATGAGCAACGATGATCCTCTCAAGGTTCGTTTCTCTGAGCCCGCTAAGCATTGGACTGATGCTTGCCCCATCGGAAACGGACGTCTTGGCGCAATGGTCTGGGGTGGCGTCCCATCCGAGTCATTGCAGCTCAATG ATGACACTCTCTGGACTGGGGTGCCTGGTAACTATACGAACCCTGACGCTCCAATAGCACTATCGCAGGTCAGAGAACTAGTCGACAAAGGCCAATACCCTGAAGCTACTGAAGCAGGATTCAAGTTGTCTGACGCTCCGTCCGAT GTTTACCAGCCTCTAGGTGATATCAAGCTAGACTTTGATGATTCCCATGTTGCATATGATGTAGAGACATACCAGAGAGAGCTCGATTTGGATACTGCAACGGTGAAGGTGAAGTATGCTGTGGGGGATGTGGAATTCACAAGGGAACATTATGTTTCATTTCCCCATCAGGTGATAGCGACAAAAATTTCTGCAAGCAAGTCAGGGCATCTGTCCTTTACAGTGTCTTTAGATAGCAAATTACATCACAGTTCGCATGTAAATGGCAAGAATCAGATAATCATGGAAGGAAGTTGTCCTGGTAAAAGGATGGCACCGAAAGAGCAAGCAAATGACAATCTAAAAGGAATTCAGTTTTCTGCAGTTCTTGATTTGCAGATTAGTGATGGTGTGGGAGTAATACAGGTTGTGGAAGATAGGAAATTGAAGGTTGAAGGCTCAGATTGGGCTATTTTGCTTGTGGTGGCTTCATCTTCATTCGACGGGCCATTCACCAAGCCTTCAGAATCTAAAAAAGATCCTAGTTTAGAGGCTCTCAATACATTGACTTCAATTAAGAATATCTCGTACTCTGAACTTTATGTGCATCATTTGGATGATTATCAACAACTTTTTCACCGTGTCTCTCTGCAGCTTTCAAAAAGCTCCAAGAATTTAAAAGGAGATCAGTGTAATGGGATGAAGAAGCTTTGGTCTTCAAATACTGATTTTTATGCCCGCAGAATTGGCAATGATACAGTGTCAACTGCTGAAAGAGTGAAATCCTTCAAAACAGATGAGGATCCTTCATTAGTAGAGCTTCTATTCCAGTATGGTCGGTATTTGCTTATCTCTTCTTCAAGGCCTGGAACTCAGATATCAAACCTACAGGGGATATGGAACAAGGATGTTGAGCCAGCTTGGGA TTGTGCTCCTCACTTGAATATCAATCTTCAAATGAATTACTGGCCATCTCTTAATTGCAACCTAAGAGAATGCCAAGAGCCCTTGTTTGATTACATTTCTTCACTGTCAATCAATGGGAGTAAAACAGCACGA ATCAACTATGAAACAAGTGGTTGGGTCGTACATCAAGTATCAGATATATGGGCAAAAACATCACCAGATCGTGGTGACCCTTTGTGGGCCCTGTGGCCAATGGGTGGAGCATGGCTTTGCACTCATCTTTGGGAGCATTATACTTTCACTATGGACAAA GCTTTCTTAGAAGACAAAGCATATCCCTTGCTGGAAGGGTGTGCATCTTTTTTGTTGGATTGGTTGATTGAAGGACGTGGGGGATATCTGGAAACAAACCCATCAACTTCTCCAGAGCATAGATTCATTGCTCCTGATGGTAAACTTGCAAGTGTGAGCTATTCGTCAACTATGGACATGGCAATCATAAGGGAGATTTTCTCTGCAGTTATTTCTGCTGCCCAG GTTTTGGGGAGGAGtgaagatgatttggttgaaaGAATTCAAACAGCACAGCCAAAGCTTTACCCAACAAAAATCGCTAGAGATGGTTCCATCATGGAATGG GCAGAAGATTTCCAGGATCCAGAGGTGACTCATCGGCATCTCTCACATCTTTTTGGCCTGTTTCCAGGCCACACAATAACTATTGAGAAAACTCCAGACCTATGCAAAGCTGCTGACTACACTTTATATAAAAGAG GGGAGGAAGGCCCAGGATGGTCAACTACGTGGAAGATTGCTCTGTGGGCCCGCCTTCACAACAGTGAACATGCGTATCGGATGGTCAAGCATTTGTTTGACTTGGTGGACCCTGATCATGAAAGCAACTTTGAAGGGGGGCTTTATAGTAACTTGTTCACTGCACACCCTCCATTCCAAATTGATGCCAATTTCGG ATTTACTGCAGCAATAGCAGAAATGCTTGTTCAGAGCAATGAAAAGGATTTGTACTTGCTTCCTGCTCTTCCAAGGGATAAATGGGCAAGTGGTTGTGTGAAAGGCTTGAAAGCCCGTGGTGGTGTTACAGTTAGTATCTGCTGGAAAGAGGGAGAACTTCATGAAGTGGGTATTTGGTCAAAAGATCTTAATCCTGTTAAAAGGCTACACTATAACAGAGCTGTTGTTGCTGCTAGAATATTGCCTGGCAATGTCTACACATTCAACAAAGGGCTAAAATGTGTGAAGATGTGTCCTCTCTCTGAAGCGGCTGTTATTTAA
- the LOC122658200 gene encoding WD40 repeat-containing protein HOS15-like has translation MDSGSLVDALWRLSTSWLESPTGPGTNNPNQQLVLASASFDSTIKLWEVEHGNLLYSLNGHRDPVYSVSFSPNGEYLASGSLDKCMNIWSTRDGKLVKTYTGNGGIFEVCWNKEGDKIAACFANNTVCVMDFRM, from the exons ATGGATTCTGGAAGTTTGGTGGATGCTCTCTGGAGGCTTTCT ACTAGTTGGCTAGAAAGCCCTACGGGGCCAGGTACCAACAATCCCAATCAGCAGTTAGTTCTGGCAAG TGCATCCTTTGACTCAACAATTAAGCTTTGGGAGGTGGAGCATGGGAATCTTCTCTATAGCTTAAACGGTCACAG GGACCCTGTATATTCTGTTTCGTTTAGCCCAAACGGGGAGTATTTGGCGAGTGGATCTCTAGATAAATGCATGAACATCTGGTCAACTCGAGATGGGAAGCTTGTAAAAACGTACACCGGTAATGGTGgcatatttgaagtctgctggaacaaagaaggtgacaaaatCGCTGCCTGTTTTGCCAACAACACTGTCTGTGTGATGGATTTCAGAATGTAG